In Oceanobacillus sp. FSL K6-2867, one DNA window encodes the following:
- a CDS encoding GNAT family N-acetyltransferase, protein MMSLRNVQTTDLEQLLHIENEGFSKEEAATKEAFIKRIQLIPDTFIVAEKEGEVLGYINGPIIHQPYITDDLFEEIKANPIEGGYQSVLGLAVSKQARNQGVASVLMDAMGELVKENNREGITLTCKQELVAFYEKLGFVNHGVSESKHGGVRWYNLVKKREDMN, encoded by the coding sequence ATGATGTCATTAAGAAATGTGCAAACTACAGATTTAGAGCAGCTGTTACATATTGAGAATGAAGGTTTCTCAAAAGAAGAGGCTGCTACAAAAGAAGCGTTTATTAAGAGAATTCAATTGATACCCGATACGTTTATTGTTGCGGAAAAGGAAGGGGAAGTGCTTGGTTATATTAATGGGCCGATTATTCATCAGCCATATATAACCGATGACCTTTTTGAGGAAATCAAAGCGAATCCGATAGAAGGCGGATATCAGAGTGTCCTAGGATTAGCGGTGTCCAAACAGGCTAGGAATCAAGGAGTTGCTAGTGTTTTAATGGACGCAATGGGGGAACTCGTAAAAGAAAATAATAGAGAGGGAATCACATTAACCTGTAAACAGGAACTAGTTGCTTTTTATGAAAAGCTTGGATTTGTTAACCATGGCGTTTCTGAATCAAAACATGGTGGGGTACGCTGGTATAATTTGGTCAAAAAAAGAGAGGATATGAATTGA